A region from the Nonlabens sp. YIK11 genome encodes:
- a CDS encoding nitroreductase has translation MKTLLETLQQRRSRFPAEYTGEPIAEEHLNEILEAARWAPNHKKTQPWKYKVVRGAGLQKLSVFMGEQFEKSTGKSGSMKTKKMAEKMQQSSTIILIFLHRDKKESIPEWEEVAAVSMSVQNMWLMTHQLGYGAYWSSPKSFANMNEFEAIETSPNDQFLGFFYMGTVANQPTDLPKRKSIEEFTEFID, from the coding sequence ATGAAAACACTGCTAGAAACCCTACAACAACGTCGATCGCGATTCCCAGCGGAATATACAGGTGAGCCTATTGCCGAGGAGCATCTTAACGAAATTCTGGAAGCAGCGCGATGGGCTCCCAACCATAAAAAAACACAACCGTGGAAGTATAAGGTGGTGCGTGGCGCTGGCTTGCAAAAACTGAGCGTCTTTATGGGCGAGCAGTTTGAAAAGAGTACTGGAAAATCTGGCAGCATGAAGACCAAAAAGATGGCCGAAAAGATGCAACAATCATCTACCATCATTCTCATTTTTCTCCATAGGGACAAGAAGGAAAGCATCCCGGAATGGGAAGAGGTTGCCGCTGTTTCCATGAGCGTGCAAAATATGTGGCTTATGACCCATCAATTGGGTTATGGCGCTTACTGGAGCTCACCTAAGAGTTTTGCAAACATGAACGAATTTGAGGCGATTGAAACCAGTCCCAACGATCAATTTCTAGGTTTTTTCTACATGGGAACCGTAGCAAATCAACCTACCGATTTGCCCAAGCGCAAATCCATCGAGGAATTCACTGAGTTTATCGACTGA
- a CDS encoding DEAD/DEAH box helicase — translation MENFEALGLSQPLLDGLAEMGFETPTEIQQQSIPILLKHDGDFIGLAQTGTGKTAAFGLPLLDLIDINSRETQALILAPTRELAQQICGQMEQMSQKMGKLNVVPVFGGANIMTQIREIRRGAQIVVATPGRLMDLMKRKEVKLDSLKFMVLDEADEMLNMGFKEDIDFILSKSDGGRRIWLFSATMAREIKRIVDTYMVQPEEVRVNQENIVNTNIEHQSVQLKASDKTEALRRYLDYHEDMFGVVFCRTKRDTQKVADELNNNGYATEALHGDMSQAQRDAAMKRFRDKNLKLLIATDVAARGIDVDDITHVIHFALPDDPEFYAHRSGRTARAGKKGVSLALITKGDNRKLKYIASKLGINFAPAEVPALDAITEKRISRWSDNLKNQEVNPKISDELMTSVVERLEDISKEDLIAKLLTKEYNSIYKRNSIKDVNDRSKGRDDDRGGRGERGGRDRGRKNDRGKEEGMKTYFINLGRKDNINKGALLGYVCDVTGLTGDDIGRIVLDGAHSFMDVKEEVASQMLKVNGTQRDGRELRVDEHHGKVTESRDRGGRSGSFKGKRDGGGFKGRRSDGDSGGGFKGRRSDGDSGSAPRSGGFKGRSTKTTDSDAGRDRSSSKGGKKGSGRSKFFGKKWD, via the coding sequence TTGGAAAATTTTGAAGCCTTAGGGCTCTCACAGCCGTTACTAGACGGCCTCGCTGAAATGGGGTTTGAAACCCCAACAGAGATTCAGCAACAGTCCATTCCCATTTTATTGAAACACGACGGAGACTTCATAGGTCTTGCGCAAACTGGTACGGGAAAAACTGCTGCTTTTGGTTTACCCTTATTGGATCTTATAGATATTAACTCGAGAGAAACGCAAGCATTGATTCTTGCACCTACTCGAGAACTTGCCCAGCAAATTTGTGGGCAAATGGAGCAAATGTCCCAAAAGATGGGCAAGCTTAACGTGGTTCCCGTTTTTGGTGGTGCCAACATCATGACACAAATACGCGAGATACGTCGCGGTGCGCAAATTGTTGTGGCCACGCCCGGTCGTCTCATGGACCTTATGAAACGTAAGGAAGTCAAACTTGACTCTCTTAAGTTCATGGTGCTGGATGAAGCAGATGAGATGCTTAACATGGGCTTCAAGGAAGACATCGACTTCATTCTTTCAAAGAGTGATGGCGGTCGCAGGATCTGGTTGTTTAGTGCTACCATGGCGCGCGAGATCAAGCGTATTGTAGATACCTATATGGTGCAACCAGAAGAGGTACGAGTCAATCAAGAAAACATTGTCAATACCAATATTGAGCACCAGTCAGTACAACTCAAGGCGTCTGATAAGACAGAAGCTTTGCGTCGTTATCTGGATTATCATGAAGATATGTTTGGTGTGGTATTTTGTCGTACCAAACGCGATACTCAGAAAGTAGCAGATGAGCTGAACAACAACGGCTACGCAACTGAGGCACTACATGGTGACATGTCACAGGCACAGCGCGACGCTGCGATGAAGAGATTCCGTGATAAGAATTTGAAACTCTTGATTGCGACAGATGTTGCCGCTCGTGGTATCGATGTTGATGATATCACGCACGTGATTCACTTTGCCTTACCAGATGATCCAGAGTTTTATGCGCACCGTTCTGGTCGTACTGCTCGTGCTGGTAAAAAAGGAGTATCACTAGCGTTGATTACTAAAGGTGATAACCGCAAGCTTAAATATATCGCCAGTAAATTGGGAATCAACTTTGCACCTGCCGAGGTTCCCGCACTGGATGCCATTACTGAAAAGCGTATTTCTCGCTGGTCAGATAACCTAAAAAATCAAGAGGTCAATCCTAAGATAAGCGACGAGCTTATGACGAGTGTGGTAGAGCGATTGGAAGATATTTCCAAAGAAGATCTTATTGCCAAGTTATTGACTAAAGAATATAACTCCATCTACAAGCGCAATTCCATCAAAGATGTGAATGATCGTTCCAAAGGACGTGACGATGATCGCGGTGGTAGAGGTGAACGCGGTGGTCGCGATCGTGGTCGCAAGAATGATAGAGGTAAGGAAGAAGGAATGAAAACCTACTTTATCAATCTAGGCCGCAAGGACAACATCAATAAAGGTGCCTTGTTAGGCTACGTATGTGATGTTACCGGTCTTACTGGTGATGACATAGGACGTATTGTTCTGGATGGCGCACACTCTTTTATGGATGTAAAAGAAGAAGTTGCCTCTCAAATGCTCAAAGTCAACGGCACGCAGCGCGATGGTCGTGAATTGAGAGTTGATGAACATCATGGTAAGGTCACAGAATCCAGAGATCGTGGTGGTCGTAGTGGTAGCTTTAAAGGCAAACGCGATGGCGGTGGTTTTAAAGGCCGCAGATCAGATGGTGATTCTGGTGGTGGATTCAAAGGGCGACGTTCTGACGGTGATTCTGGATCTGCACCTAGATCTGGTGGTTTTAAAGGTCGCAGTACCAAAACAACCGATAGCGATGCTGGAAGAGACCGTTCGTCTTCAAAAGGCGGAAAAAAAGGATCTGGAAGATCTAAGTTTTTTGGCAAGAAATGGGACTGA
- a CDS encoding DUF5686 and carboxypeptidase regulatory-like domain-containing protein has protein sequence MKVFYAFIFLIPFLSISQIKGTVTDSSGEPIPFVSIFVKDTYTGTSSNVDGVYSLDVKKTGNITIVFQSLGYQTNEVSVTVDQLPYSLDTTLQSETTSLDEVVVRSDENPADRVIREAIRNREANRLKSSSYTASFYSRGLWRMDDVPEKFLGQEIGDLNGSLDSLTRSGIIYLSETVSNISYQAPDNFKEFITASKISGDDQGFSANSAEQANFDFYNNNIDLNNRIVSPIADYAFNYYKYKLLGTFYDTNNFLINKIEVISRRPKDNTFNGVIYVVEDQWTIYGLELTTTGQNINVPAIKELTFAQDFSYESQTKDWVKRTQNITFSFGLFGFKGNGRFIANYSDYDFNPQFDKKTFGAEVLAFNPEANKKDSLFWKKIRPVPLTMDETREYVKKDSIAAVRNDPKYKDSVDRVENKFGALDVLTGYTYRDSNENYRISYEGVIGAGNFQGFNTVQGFVLGSGVNFSKGFDDDYNRTLYTAVNFNYGTSDDRLRYDGRISYRFNRTNRRSITLSGGTQVSQINATNPITGLENSISSLFFERNFAKFFERDFARISYSEEVANGFFLGGSIGYENRQPLQNTTDQVWFTQSDVDYTPNNPLFLDQNRLAFIDNHDLLKVSAGLTIRPGQKYQSYPDQKFNIVNEKYPTIRLVYEGGFAASNSNYNYQQISASIWQNFDQGNLGRSSYWVNAGTFFNADGISLVDAQHFNGNQLRYKLAALNPYGFGLLDYYDYSTNESYAQVHVQHDFKGFILGKIPGINLLNYDLIVSGKALMTQRKPYFEVSAGIDNIGFGSFRPFRVDYVRSITSGRNYGAFVVGINFGL, from the coding sequence ATGAAAGTATTTTACGCGTTTATTTTTCTCATTCCATTTTTATCCATTTCTCAAATTAAAGGTACCGTTACTGATTCTAGTGGTGAACCTATACCGTTTGTGAGCATTTTTGTCAAGGACACCTACACGGGTACGTCGTCAAATGTGGACGGCGTCTACAGTCTGGACGTGAAGAAAACAGGAAACATTACGATCGTTTTTCAAAGTTTGGGCTACCAGACCAACGAAGTGAGCGTTACCGTTGATCAGCTGCCTTATAGTTTAGACACAACGCTGCAAAGCGAAACTACCTCGCTGGATGAAGTCGTCGTGCGCAGCGACGAGAATCCAGCAGATCGTGTTATACGTGAGGCGATCAGGAACAGAGAAGCAAACCGGCTTAAAAGTTCCAGCTATACTGCAAGTTTCTATTCTCGAGGTCTATGGCGCATGGACGATGTTCCAGAAAAATTCTTGGGACAGGAAATAGGTGATTTGAATGGATCTCTAGATTCTCTTACTCGCAGCGGTATCATTTACCTATCAGAAACAGTAAGCAATATCTCCTATCAGGCACCAGATAATTTTAAGGAGTTCATTACAGCGAGTAAGATAAGCGGCGATGATCAAGGCTTTAGCGCTAATAGTGCAGAACAGGCCAACTTTGATTTCTACAACAACAATATTGATTTGAATAATAGGATCGTCTCTCCTATTGCAGATTATGCCTTCAATTACTACAAATACAAATTGTTAGGAACCTTCTACGACACTAATAATTTCTTGATCAACAAGATTGAAGTCATTTCTCGCAGGCCTAAAGACAACACCTTTAATGGTGTTATTTATGTAGTGGAAGATCAATGGACCATCTACGGTCTGGAACTCACTACAACCGGCCAAAACATCAATGTGCCAGCCATTAAGGAATTGACCTTTGCTCAGGATTTCTCCTATGAATCCCAAACTAAGGATTGGGTCAAGCGCACCCAAAACATCACATTCTCCTTTGGACTTTTTGGCTTTAAGGGTAACGGCAGATTCATAGCTAATTATTCTGATTATGATTTCAATCCGCAGTTTGATAAAAAGACCTTTGGAGCAGAAGTTCTAGCCTTCAATCCAGAGGCCAATAAGAAAGACAGCTTGTTCTGGAAAAAGATCAGACCAGTACCACTTACCATGGATGAGACAAGAGAATACGTCAAGAAAGATAGTATCGCGGCGGTACGTAACGATCCTAAGTATAAGGATAGCGTGGATCGTGTGGAAAATAAATTTGGCGCCCTAGATGTTCTCACAGGTTACACCTATCGTGATTCCAACGAGAACTATCGCATAAGTTATGAAGGCGTCATAGGCGCAGGTAATTTTCAGGGATTCAACACCGTACAGGGATTTGTACTAGGTAGTGGCGTTAATTTCTCTAAAGGTTTTGATGATGACTACAATCGCACCTTGTACACCGCTGTAAATTTCAACTATGGTACCAGCGATGACAGATTGCGTTATGACGGTCGTATTTCTTATAGATTCAACCGCACCAATCGCAGGAGCATTACGCTTTCAGGTGGTACGCAGGTATCACAAATCAACGCTACCAATCCTATTACTGGATTGGAAAATTCCATTTCCAGTTTGTTTTTTGAACGCAATTTTGCTAAGTTTTTTGAACGCGATTTTGCAAGAATCAGCTATTCTGAAGAAGTCGCTAATGGCTTTTTCCTAGGCGGCTCCATAGGTTATGAAAACCGCCAACCGCTACAGAACACTACTGACCAAGTATGGTTCACGCAATCTGATGTGGATTATACGCCTAACAATCCGTTATTTCTGGATCAAAATAGATTGGCGTTCATTGATAATCATGACTTGCTCAAGGTAAGTGCTGGATTGACCATACGACCCGGCCAAAAATACCAGAGCTATCCAGATCAAAAATTCAACATCGTCAATGAAAAATACCCTACCATAAGATTAGTCTATGAAGGTGGCTTTGCGGCCAGCAACAGTAATTACAACTATCAGCAGATTAGTGCCAGCATCTGGCAAAACTTTGATCAAGGCAATCTAGGACGCAGTAGCTATTGGGTCAATGCAGGAACCTTTTTCAATGCAGACGGCATCTCGCTAGTAGATGCGCAGCATTTTAACGGGAACCAATTAAGATACAAGCTTGCCGCCTTGAATCCCTACGGTTTTGGATTGTTGGATTACTATGATTACAGCACCAATGAATCCTATGCTCAAGTACACGTACAGCACGACTTTAAAGGGTTTATCCTAGGGAAGATTCCTGGTATCAACCTACTCAATTATGATTTAATCGTGAGCGGCAAAGCGCTCATGACCCAGCGCAAGCCCTATTTTGAGGTAAGCGCAGGAATCGACAACATAGGTTTTGGTAGTTTTAGGCCATTCCGTGTGGATTATGTGCGCAGCATCACCAGCGGTAGGAACTATGGAGCTTTTGTGGTTGGGATTAATTTTGGTTTGTAG
- the smpB gene encoding SsrA-binding protein SmpB has protein sequence MDFKNNVQIKNRKARFEYELLDKYTAGIVLGGTEIKAIRLGKASIAEAFCEFKDNELWIINMTIQEYSHATHFNHAPKAARKLLLQRRELKKLYKDVTNSGNTIIPLVMFINDRGLAKIQISLAKGKKLYDKRETIKNRDNKKRMDQIKKTYNA, from the coding sequence ATGGATTTCAAGAACAACGTACAGATTAAAAACCGTAAGGCTCGCTTTGAATATGAACTGCTGGATAAATATACCGCAGGAATCGTTTTGGGCGGCACAGAGATTAAAGCCATACGTTTAGGAAAGGCCAGTATTGCAGAGGCTTTTTGTGAATTCAAGGATAATGAGTTGTGGATCATCAACATGACCATACAGGAATATTCACACGCTACGCATTTTAACCATGCGCCTAAGGCAGCTCGCAAGCTTCTACTACAACGACGCGAGCTCAAAAAACTCTATAAAGACGTGACCAACTCTGGTAATACCATCATTCCATTAGTCATGTTTATCAATGATCGAGGTCTTGCCAAAATACAGATTTCACTCGCAAAAGGTAAAAAGCTCTACGATAAAAGAGAGACGATTAAAAACCGAGACAACAAAAAGCGAATGGACCAAATCAAAAAAACTTACAACGCCTAA
- a CDS encoding DUF6503 family protein: MKKIWFSLLSISMLVLISCQEDAPTAEEIIAKSITAHGADIAANATLDFTFRGIKYKVDRYGGRYTYEREFAKGDDLVKDQLNNDGFTRSIGDSIVSLPDSLRSRYSASLNSVVYFAQLPYSLDGDAVILENLGTDQINDQEYYQIKVTFTEDGGGEDHEDEFIYWIDTTDFLVDYLAYSYCEDDCGFRFRESVNRRTIDGIVIQDYNNYRSSNSDPTLEDLDTAFEAGQLVLMSEIKTEFPEVTIKSAP; encoded by the coding sequence ATGAAAAAGATCTGGTTTTCCCTACTTAGTATTTCAATGTTGGTTCTAATTTCCTGCCAGGAAGATGCTCCAACGGCTGAAGAAATCATTGCCAAAAGCATCACGGCACACGGTGCAGACATTGCGGCAAATGCAACGCTTGATTTTACCTTTAGAGGCATCAAGTACAAAGTGGACCGTTATGGCGGTCGTTATACCTATGAGCGTGAATTTGCTAAAGGCGATGACCTGGTAAAGGATCAGCTTAATAATGATGGGTTCACAAGAAGTATAGGCGATAGCATCGTTTCCTTGCCAGATTCCCTGCGCAGCAGGTACAGCGCCTCACTTAACAGCGTGGTATATTTTGCACAATTGCCCTACAGTCTTGATGGTGATGCTGTGATTCTGGAAAATCTGGGAACGGATCAGATCAATGATCAGGAATATTATCAAATCAAGGTGACCTTTACAGAAGATGGTGGCGGCGAGGACCATGAGGATGAATTCATTTACTGGATTGATACTACAGATTTTCTCGTGGACTATCTGGCTTATTCTTACTGTGAGGATGATTGTGGATTTCGCTTTCGCGAAAGCGTTAACCGCAGAACCATTGATGGAATTGTAATACAGGATTACAATAATTACAGGTCATCAAATTCTGATCCAACGCTAGAGGATCTGGACACTGCATTTGAAGCTGGGCAGCTGGTATTGATGAGTGAAATCAAAACGGAATTTCCTGAGGTTACCATTAAAAGCGCCCCATAA